Below is a window of 'Nostoc azollae' 0708 DNA.
GATAACCCCTTCCTGGGGCTTCAGCGGCTCTAGCAAAGGGAGAACCAATCATTACTCCATCAGCACCACAGGCGATACATTTACAAATATCTCCACCAGTGATTAAACCGCCATCGGCAATAATAGGGATATAGTTACCAGTGTCGCGATAGTAATCATCTCTTGCTGCGGCACAATCTGCGATTGCAGTTGCTTGAGGTACACCAACAGCCAATACCCCACGGGAAGTACAAGCAGCACCAGGCCCAATTCCCACTAATACCGCAGCCGCTCCTGCTTTGAACAAATCCAAAGTAACTTCATAAGTCACACAGTTGCCCAATATGACTGGGATAGGCATAGAACGGCAAAATTCTGCCAAGTCGAGAGGGATAATGGAGTCTGGTGAGAGGTGGGCTGTAGAAACTACTGTCGCTTGGATAAAAAATAAATCCGCCCCAGCTTTAGCTACAAATTCACCAAATTTACTAGCACCTACTGGAGTCGCACTCACAGCCGCAATGCCGCCTAATTGTTTAATTTCCTGAATACGTTTTTCAATTAATTCCGGCTTTATTGGTTCGGCATAGAGTTCTTGCATCAACGACACAAATTCATCTTTTCCCACAGCAGCAATCCGATCTAGAATCGGTTCTGGATCAGCATAGCGAGTTTGGATACCCTCTAAATTGAGAACTCCTAATGCTCCTAATTGGGATAAACGCACAGCCATCCCTATATCAACAACACCATCCATCGCACTAGCAATAATGGGGA
It encodes the following:
- a CDS encoding GuaB3 family IMP dehydrogenase-related protein; translation: MEIQLGRGKVARRAYGIDEIALVPGQRTLDPSLADTKWKIGNIEREIPIIASAMDGVVDIGMAVRLSQLGALGVLNLEGIQTRYADPEPILDRIAAVGKDEFVSLMQELYAEPIKPELIEKRIQEIKQLGGIAAVSATPVGASKFGEFVAKAGADLFFIQATVVSTAHLSPDSIIPLDLAEFCRSMPIPVILGNCVTYEVTLDLFKAGAAAVLVGIGPGAACTSRGVLAVGVPQATAIADCAAARDDYYRDTGNYIPIIADGGLITGGDICKCIACGADGVMIGSPFARAAEAPGRGYHWGMATPSPVLPRGTRIRVGTTGTLEQILTGPAGLDDGTHNLLGALKTSMGTLGAKNIKEMQQVHVVIAPSLLTEGKVYQKAQQLGMGK